In Myxococcus stipitatus, the following are encoded in one genomic region:
- a CDS encoding flagellar motor protein MotB: protein MQAERGRAWVPWLVTVLVVLLAGGVLYLAHRGSAQAQAQAEEARKATDEANARTRDAEAARKQAEEKLAALETEHARLTTEKQQLTTEKDQLSQTVQEQEAELSKLKATYDDLQDKMKAEIAEGAIKLSQAQGRIQVDLVDKVLFDSGDASISKRGQEVLKRLGGVLSKVDDKSIQVSGHTDDSPPSQKLQATFPTNWELSVARAVNVVRFLQEQGGVPSRRMIAAGYGETRPISANATPQGRARNRRIEVLLIPDLKATKTPAKTARSQR from the coding sequence ATGCAAGCGGAGCGAGGGCGGGCCTGGGTGCCCTGGCTGGTGACAGTGCTGGTGGTGCTGCTCGCGGGCGGCGTGTTGTACCTGGCGCATCGCGGCTCGGCGCAGGCGCAGGCGCAGGCCGAGGAGGCACGCAAGGCCACCGACGAGGCCAACGCGCGCACGCGCGACGCGGAGGCGGCCCGCAAACAAGCGGAGGAGAAGCTCGCGGCGCTGGAGACGGAGCACGCGAGGCTGACCACGGAGAAGCAGCAGCTCACGACGGAGAAGGATCAGCTGTCCCAGACGGTGCAGGAGCAGGAGGCGGAGCTGTCCAAGCTCAAGGCCACCTACGACGACCTCCAGGACAAGATGAAGGCGGAGATCGCCGAGGGCGCCATCAAGCTGTCTCAGGCCCAGGGCCGCATCCAGGTGGACCTGGTGGACAAGGTGCTCTTCGACTCCGGCGACGCGAGCATCAGCAAGCGCGGACAGGAGGTCCTCAAGCGGCTGGGCGGCGTGTTGTCCAAGGTGGATGACAAGTCCATCCAGGTGTCGGGGCACACGGATGACTCGCCGCCGTCGCAGAAGCTCCAGGCCACCTTCCCCACCAACTGGGAGCTGTCCGTGGCGCGCGCCGTCAACGTGGTGCGCTTCCTCCAGGAACAAGGCGGCGTGCCGTCCCGCCGGATGATCGCCGCGGGCTACGGCGAGACGCGGCCCATCTCCGCCAACGCCACCCCGCAGGGGCGCGCCCGCAACCGGCGCATCGAGGTCCTCCTCATCCCGGACCTCAAGGCCACCAAGACCCCGGCCAAGACGGCCCGGAGCCAGCGCTGA
- a CDS encoding patatin-like phospholipase family protein, which yields MSIKSLPSSTSSAAARRTPDSKPAQQAEAHKPNLLERMGEGVRHVASEANRLVDRFEAKLPKLSQLGLPSIGGAKDKPWAGITLTGKPLQIPLGKLLDVDLGDLRKVLERVIPQKIDDKQGKQLVSQTQGFRDTLGQVRSLAAQLDMLPPSHPRHAQVKAALEKAEGELTRTTGYTRATAPRPGSLWLDPQFLAKELPNGQVHASRFPTGTPVTKPPSALSVVAGNDAVKAAEYTASVAKNREAAGMPVKGGEPMGVHLSLEGGGGKGKRYAAMFAEMREMGVVPVSLTGTSAGSIAAAFAATGATPKQIEDVAKDPRLGKLYDFDLDMKDGGLLNGEAAYNLFDQKLRELTGITDRPVTFADLKVPLQLVAAKAYDSAVPDGGFKSAQDRVFIFSQETTPDTPVALAMRASMAIPGVFEPVQMVDPVTGRQMHLVDGGTLDNMPMGYNKNDLPQIGASLQTRGGTHPSNGQAQPKPLPTGQLDTDDVLWNGVNGLALLKQNATEAQDWRDKARPGANQFMVSLPTWNLDNPKQSNSVLGFGYDAKVDPTLDKQTRQVTRDFLREFMDDMKVPGSRGTNMVTQVPKDLRFNETVDIRGEKFQVSYAGGDTVTATAANGKRTDVRLGQKQIESIWLDGQTFHDFDSQLSHVLSDVRSVRPSWLPF from the coding sequence ATGAGCATCAAGTCCCTCCCCTCCTCCACGTCTTCCGCCGCAGCGCGTCGTACTCCCGACTCCAAGCCCGCGCAGCAGGCGGAGGCCCACAAGCCCAACCTGCTCGAGCGGATGGGCGAGGGCGTGCGCCACGTCGCGAGCGAGGCGAACCGGTTGGTGGACCGCTTCGAGGCGAAGCTGCCCAAGCTGTCCCAGCTGGGGCTGCCCTCCATTGGGGGCGCCAAGGACAAGCCGTGGGCGGGCATCACCCTCACCGGCAAGCCGCTCCAGATTCCGCTCGGGAAGCTGCTGGACGTGGACCTGGGCGACCTGCGCAAGGTGCTCGAGCGCGTCATCCCGCAGAAGATTGACGACAAGCAGGGCAAGCAGCTGGTGTCGCAGACCCAGGGCTTCCGGGACACGCTGGGCCAGGTGCGCTCGCTGGCGGCGCAGCTGGACATGTTGCCCCCCTCGCACCCGCGCCATGCCCAGGTGAAGGCCGCGCTGGAGAAGGCGGAGGGGGAGCTGACCCGGACCACGGGTTACACCCGCGCCACCGCGCCGCGCCCCGGCTCGCTGTGGCTGGACCCGCAGTTCCTGGCGAAGGAGCTGCCCAATGGCCAGGTCCACGCCAGCCGCTTCCCCACCGGCACGCCGGTGACGAAGCCGCCCTCCGCCCTGAGCGTGGTGGCCGGCAACGACGCGGTGAAGGCCGCCGAGTACACGGCCTCCGTCGCGAAGAATCGCGAGGCGGCGGGCATGCCGGTGAAGGGCGGCGAGCCCATGGGCGTGCACCTGAGCCTGGAAGGCGGCGGCGGCAAGGGCAAGCGCTACGCGGCCATGTTCGCGGAGATGCGCGAGATGGGCGTGGTGCCGGTGAGCCTGACGGGCACGTCCGCGGGCTCCATCGCCGCCGCGTTCGCCGCCACGGGCGCCACGCCGAAGCAGATTGAAGACGTGGCCAAGGACCCGCGCCTGGGCAAGCTGTACGACTTCGACCTGGACATGAAGGACGGAGGCCTGCTCAACGGCGAGGCCGCGTACAACCTCTTCGACCAGAAGCTGCGCGAACTGACGGGCATCACCGACCGGCCCGTCACCTTCGCGGACCTCAAGGTGCCACTGCAGCTGGTGGCCGCCAAGGCCTACGACAGCGCGGTGCCGGACGGCGGCTTCAAGAGCGCGCAGGACCGTGTCTTCATCTTCAGCCAGGAGACGACGCCGGACACGCCCGTGGCGCTCGCCATGCGCGCCTCCATGGCCATCCCCGGCGTCTTCGAGCCCGTGCAGATGGTCGACCCCGTCACTGGCCGGCAGATGCACCTGGTCGACGGCGGCACGCTCGACAACATGCCCATGGGCTACAACAAGAACGACCTGCCGCAGATTGGCGCGTCGCTGCAGACTCGCGGCGGCACGCACCCGTCGAACGGACAGGCCCAGCCCAAGCCCCTGCCCACCGGCCAGCTCGACACGGACGACGTGCTCTGGAACGGCGTCAACGGCCTGGCCCTGCTCAAGCAGAACGCGACGGAGGCCCAGGACTGGCGCGACAAGGCCAGGCCCGGCGCCAACCAGTTCATGGTCAGCCTGCCCACCTGGAACCTGGACAATCCCAAGCAGAGCAACAGCGTGTTGGGCTTCGGCTACGACGCGAAGGTGGACCCCACCCTGGACAAGCAGACGCGCCAGGTGACGCGCGACTTCCTGCGCGAGTTCATGGACGACATGAAGGTCCCTGGCTCGCGCGGCACCAACATGGTGACGCAGGTGCCCAAGGACCTGCGCTTCAACGAGACCGTCGACATCCGCGGCGAGAAGTTCCAGGTGAGCTACGCCGGCGGAGACACCGTCACCGCCACCGCGGCCAATGGCAAACGCACCGACGTGCGCCTGGGCCAGAAACAAATCGAGTCCATCTGGCTGGATGGACAGACATTCCACGACTTCGACTCGCAGCTGTCTCACGTGCTCAGCGACGTGCGCAGCGTGCGTCCCTCGTGGCTCCCTTTCTGA